The window TTCCTACTAATTCAAATTTAACAGGAGCAAATTTCTGATATAAATGTAGCGCATATAATAGAATCATACTATCTTTTCCACCACTTACCCCAACAGCAATTTTATCTCCTTCTTCTATTAAAGAAAAAGCTTGATCAGCTTTACGGATACAACCTAAGATTTTTTTCATACACTCACCGGCCTTTCGGTAGACATTATAACGAATAAATTCAAAAAATACAATCATCCGACAAATTTATTCATTTGGTAAAATAAACAAAGTAATCAAGTGTGTCGTAACGTAATTTTAAAAGAGATTGTTTCTTTTTAAAAAATTTATATTGATCATAATCAATCTAAGCATGAATAACAACTTTTTATCTATCAACTTTATGATAATCGGTGTTTTTGATAAAACCTAAATTTATTTAACGAAATCTCTTAATTATTGATAAATTTAATTAGAAAAAGGAACTTCAGCACTAAACAATATAAATTAAATAAAATTTTAATTTTTTTGTATTTGTTTGTCGAAACTGCACATATTAAGATTGTCAGGAGGTGACAAACATGTCAAATCAATCAAACAACAATAAATTATTAGTACCAGGTGCACAAAATGCAGTTGATAGTATGAAAGCTGAAATCGCAAACGAATTTGGTGTACAATTAGGTGCAGATACAACAGCTCGCCAAAATGGTTCAGTTGGTGGAGAAATCACAAAACGATTAGTAAAAATGGCTCAAGAACAATTAGGTCAAACTAAATAGTTACTAATTAAATATGTGTATTAAAAGGAGAGAATGAGTTCTCTCCTTTTTTATTTTCTTTGTTAAAAAAGTTCTTAAAAAAAGTGAATGTGTTGTATTAATTTGTCGAAACTGCACATATTAAGATTGTCAGGAGGTGACAAACATGTCAAATCAATCAAACAACAATAAATTATTAGTACCAGGTGCACAAAACGCAATTGATAGTATGAAAGCTGAAATTGCAAATGAATTTGGTGTGCAATTAGGTGCAGATACAACAGCTCGCCAAAATGGTTCAGTTGGTGGAGAAATTACAAAACGATTAGTAAAAATGGCTCAAGAACAATTAAATCAAACAAAATAATAAACTAAACTATTAACTACTCAACACGACTACAAACTACATTATTCAAACAAAAAAACGATCAAAATGATCGTTTTTTTTTTGAGTTAAACTAACTGACACGAGGTGCAATTTTAGATATAATTAAGAAAAAGACAAAAGGAGGAAATATGATGAATATTTTGATTTATCCTAAATGCTCAACATGTAAAAAAGCAATAAACTGGTTAGAGACTCACGGAGTCAAAGCGAACGTTAGACATATTGTGGAACAACCATTATCGAAAGAAGAAATTAAACAACTACACCTACAATCAGGTGAACCTATTAAAAAGTTTTTTAATACGAGTGGAATGAAATATCGTGAGTTAAATCTAAAAGATAAAATTCCAACAATGAGTGAAGAAGAATGCTATGAGTTACTAGCAAGTGATGGAATGTTAGTCAAACGTCCACTAGCTTACAATGATGAACAAGTAACTCTTGGTTTTAAAGAGGCGGTTTACGAAACATCATGGAAAAAATAATTCAAGAGTTAGTGACTGTCGACTACACACAGTTAAAAGAAATATGGAAGCAAGAACATTTAGTCATTACATTAGCTTATACACCTACGTGTGGAACTTGTCATGTTGCTAAAAAGATGC of the Turicibacter sp. TJ11 genome contains:
- a CDS encoding alpha/beta-type small acid-soluble spore protein, translating into MSNQSNNNKLLVPGAQNAIDSMKAEIANEFGVQLGADTTARQNGSVGGEITKRLVKMAQEQLNQTK
- a CDS encoding arsenate reductase family protein, with product MNILIYPKCSTCKKAINWLETHGVKANVRHIVEQPLSKEEIKQLHLQSGEPIKKFFNTSGMKYRELNLKDKIPTMSEEECYELLASDGMLVKRPLAYNDEQVTLGFKEAVYETSWKK
- a CDS encoding alpha/beta-type small acid-soluble spore protein, encoding MSNQSNNNKLLVPGAQNAVDSMKAEIANEFGVQLGADTTARQNGSVGGEITKRLVKMAQEQLGQTK